The following are from one region of the Rhodopirellula sp. P2 genome:
- a CDS encoding mechanosensitive ion channel domain-containing protein yields the protein MYRVLLILVGLALAFILSITSAIVRGNAQDEVPTADDVAAEVTGGEAESAKKTVQVADEVQVDPVNSDQRIESRLQEIMEATGWFNQPKVKVDRGVAFLSGTSDTKSHREWAEATAIKTSDVVAVVNRLQVAELPLWNFAPAMASLRQLGREATGVLPLVLVAIAVTILAYFFARAGAGLTRWFTRSRIESSLLRQVAGNVVAVLIFIIGTYVALRVSGLTRLAVTVLGGTGLIGLALGFAFRDIAENYLASILLSLNHPFRVGDLIEVEGAKGFVRKVTTRGTVLNTLEGNQIQMPNSTVFKGKIINYTATPLSRQDFTVGIGFEDSIVEAQEIVMSVLNDHVGVVDDPAAIAIVESLGSATVNLRVYYWFDQTTHSPLKVSSSVIRLVKQKLTEAGISMPDEARELVFPRGVPVQMMEELPSAPPAPPEKSPSVAEPTTSVGEGDLGPEQGEVLRATEDDETVEGEANLIA from the coding sequence ATGTACCGTGTTCTTCTCATCCTAGTCGGTTTGGCGTTGGCATTCATCTTGTCCATCACATCGGCGATCGTGCGGGGCAATGCACAGGATGAGGTGCCGACGGCCGATGACGTGGCCGCCGAGGTGACTGGCGGTGAAGCGGAATCAGCGAAGAAGACGGTTCAGGTTGCGGACGAAGTGCAGGTCGATCCCGTCAACAGTGATCAGCGAATCGAATCGCGATTGCAAGAGATCATGGAGGCGACCGGTTGGTTCAATCAACCCAAGGTGAAGGTCGATCGCGGTGTGGCCTTCCTGAGCGGGACGTCCGACACTAAGAGTCATCGAGAATGGGCTGAGGCGACGGCGATCAAGACGTCCGATGTGGTCGCGGTTGTCAATCGGCTTCAGGTGGCAGAGTTGCCACTCTGGAACTTTGCTCCCGCGATGGCGTCACTCAGACAACTCGGACGCGAGGCGACCGGCGTGCTGCCGCTCGTGTTGGTTGCGATCGCAGTTACCATTCTGGCTTACTTCTTCGCCCGTGCAGGAGCGGGGTTGACCCGTTGGTTCACTCGCTCACGCATCGAAAGTTCGCTGCTGCGTCAAGTTGCCGGGAACGTGGTCGCGGTGTTGATCTTCATCATTGGCACCTACGTCGCGCTTCGAGTGTCGGGGCTGACCCGATTGGCTGTCACTGTTTTGGGCGGCACTGGTTTGATTGGATTGGCTCTGGGATTCGCCTTTCGTGACATTGCCGAAAATTATCTGGCCAGCATTCTGCTCTCGCTCAATCACCCGTTTCGCGTTGGAGATCTGATCGAGGTCGAAGGGGCCAAGGGATTCGTTCGCAAAGTCACAACGCGGGGAACGGTTCTCAACACGCTGGAAGGCAACCAGATCCAGATGCCCAACAGCACTGTCTTCAAAGGGAAGATCATCAACTACACCGCCACCCCTCTGAGCCGCCAGGACTTCACCGTCGGGATTGGGTTTGAGGATTCAATTGTGGAGGCTCAGGAGATCGTGATGTCCGTGCTGAACGACCACGTTGGCGTGGTCGATGATCCGGCAGCCATCGCGATTGTTGAATCGCTGGGGTCAGCCACTGTCAATTTGCGTGTCTACTACTGGTTTGACCAAACGACGCATTCACCTCTGAAGGTCAGCAGCAGTGTCATCCGACTGGTGAAGCAGAAACTCACGGAAGCAGGAATCAGCATGCCCGATGAAGCTCGCGAATTGGTGTTCCCTCGAGGCGTGCCGGTGCAGATGATGGAAGAATTGCCTTCTGCCCCCCCTGCTCCGCCCGAGAAGTCTCCTTCCGTCGCCGAACCCACCACGTCGGTTGGCGAAGGTGACTTGGGGCCCGAACAAGGCGAAGTGCTGAGAGCGACCGAAGACGACGAGACGGTTGAGGGTGAGGCGAACCTGATCGCATGA
- a CDS encoding DUF2254 domain-containing protein — MKTYLQQLIYRIKGSYWFIPSLMVFSAIVLSQLTIWIDRTLGNTWLQDYWFTSMNQPDGARALLATVAGSMITVAGVTFSLTILAMSYATSHFGPRLLDNFMRDRGNQITLGTFVATFLYCLLVLRVVRGGSVPESWDLAVEAFVPQLSLFVSLVLTIASVGELIYFIHHVPDSIHISTVLRRLSVDMSNKFEELYPETLGQALDESQDVPSLSNDFLHTVTSDVSGYLQGIDDEELIRFAKDRQAVVRLTKRPGDFVCRSEVVAEVTRISSWSEEDTKLIRRGFAIGYSRTPTQDVFFILNEFVEVATRALSPGVNDPFTAMQCIDWLSDGLVQLSQRRLPTRYRMDSEDELRIITTEVTRSDFVQAMIWQLIPYVQGDRNVSQYMVASLKRVVQISDCKTLNELIEEPIRTLEQAWKDEN; from the coding sequence ATGAAGACTTATTTACAGCAGCTCATCTATCGAATCAAAGGTAGTTACTGGTTCATTCCGTCGTTGATGGTCTTCTCAGCGATCGTGCTGTCGCAGTTGACGATCTGGATTGACCGCACGCTCGGGAACACCTGGTTGCAGGACTATTGGTTCACGTCGATGAATCAACCTGACGGAGCGCGGGCGTTGTTGGCGACTGTTGCGGGGTCGATGATCACCGTCGCCGGCGTGACGTTTTCGCTGACGATTCTGGCCATGTCGTATGCGACGTCGCATTTCGGTCCGCGATTGCTGGACAACTTCATGCGAGACCGCGGGAACCAGATCACGCTGGGGACCTTCGTTGCGACATTTTTGTACTGTCTGCTTGTGCTGCGGGTCGTGCGAGGTGGTTCCGTCCCCGAAAGTTGGGATTTAGCGGTGGAGGCCTTTGTGCCTCAGCTTTCCTTGTTTGTCAGTTTGGTGCTGACCATCGCCAGCGTGGGGGAACTGATCTACTTCATTCACCATGTGCCCGACAGCATTCACATTTCGACCGTGCTGCGGCGGTTGTCCGTCGACATGTCCAACAAGTTTGAGGAACTGTATCCCGAGACGTTGGGGCAAGCATTGGATGAATCGCAGGATGTTCCAAGTCTTTCAAATGATTTCTTGCATACGGTGACGTCAGATGTGTCCGGGTACTTGCAAGGCATCGACGACGAGGAACTGATACGGTTCGCAAAGGACCGGCAAGCGGTGGTGCGATTGACAAAACGGCCAGGTGACTTTGTCTGCCGCAGCGAGGTCGTCGCTGAGGTGACGCGAATCTCGAGTTGGAGTGAGGAGGACACGAAGCTGATTCGACGTGGTTTCGCGATTGGCTATTCACGCACGCCGACCCAAGACGTGTTCTTCATTCTGAATGAATTCGTGGAAGTTGCGACACGAGCGCTGTCGCCTGGGGTGAATGATCCCTTCACCGCCATGCAATGCATCGATTGGTTGTCGGATGGGCTGGTGCAGTTGTCTCAGCGAAGACTGCCGACTCGTTACCGGATGGATAGCGAGGACGAGTTGCGAATCATCACGACGGAGGTCACGAGGTCCGATTTTGTACAAGCCATGATTTGGCAGTTGATCCCCTACGTTCAAGGCGATCGAAATGTGTCGCAGTACATGGTTGCGTCGCTGAAACGCGTGGTTCAGATTTCGGATTGCAAGACGCTGAACGAATTGATCGAAGAACCCATCCGTACTCTCGAACAGGCCTGGAAAGATGAAAACTGA
- a CDS encoding mechanosensitive ion channel family protein, which yields MKTDSPVSCGRRWWDWAAVCLCLCVSLNHADGQEANETEPVVEANAPAETVAVQNIVDDDAIRDRLTEIFDSARNAGWLTDVEVKLQSGIVTIQGQADTDEHRQWAENVARKTEDVVAVINELSIDSAVDLGTTRDVVSKSLDSLWTDFLVRSPLLVAALVVVLFTSLLSKLASWIIHRLLDKRGMRTSLKDLINQLTSIAIWIAGLLIATVVAFPGMTPSKALTVLGLGSVAIGFAFKDIFENFFAGILILWGYPFDRGDFITCGDVTGEVKQITIRNTLIRKLDGELAVVPNATLFKNNVDVLTNQPQRRVRIICGVAYDEDVAQSRDVIKQAVQSCETVQGKRTVEVFAKEFADSSVNFEVAWWAGSKPLDIRRSRDEVVAAIKRDLDEAGIEIPFPYRTLTFKNPEQLGFQSPEAVGDANGSGGNYSPSLTKANPDG from the coding sequence ATGAAAACTGATTCACCAGTGAGTTGCGGGCGTCGGTGGTGGGACTGGGCAGCGGTCTGCTTGTGCCTTTGCGTGAGTCTGAATCACGCTGATGGACAGGAGGCCAACGAAACGGAACCGGTGGTGGAAGCAAATGCTCCCGCGGAAACGGTCGCCGTGCAGAACATTGTCGACGATGATGCTATTCGCGATCGACTGACGGAAATTTTTGACTCGGCCAGAAACGCCGGGTGGCTGACCGATGTGGAAGTCAAGTTGCAGAGCGGCATTGTCACGATTCAGGGACAAGCTGACACCGACGAGCACCGGCAATGGGCCGAGAATGTGGCGCGGAAAACGGAGGACGTGGTCGCGGTGATCAACGAGTTGTCGATTGACAGCGCGGTGGATTTGGGAACGACTCGCGATGTGGTCAGCAAGTCGCTGGACTCGCTGTGGACTGATTTTTTGGTTCGGTCCCCGTTGTTGGTCGCGGCGTTGGTGGTGGTTCTGTTCACGTCACTGCTTTCGAAACTCGCCAGTTGGATCATCCACCGATTGCTGGACAAGCGAGGGATGCGTACCAGTCTCAAGGACTTGATCAATCAGTTGACATCGATTGCGATTTGGATTGCCGGGCTGCTGATCGCAACCGTCGTTGCCTTTCCCGGGATGACTCCCTCGAAGGCCTTGACGGTCCTGGGGTTGGGATCCGTCGCGATCGGCTTTGCGTTCAAAGACATCTTCGAAAATTTCTTCGCAGGGATTTTGATTCTGTGGGGCTACCCGTTCGATCGAGGTGACTTCATCACCTGCGGCGACGTGACTGGAGAGGTCAAGCAAATCACGATTCGCAACACGCTGATCCGCAAGCTGGATGGTGAGTTGGCTGTCGTTCCCAATGCGACTCTGTTCAAGAACAATGTCGATGTTTTGACCAACCAGCCTCAGCGACGAGTGCGGATCATTTGCGGGGTGGCTTACGACGAAGACGTTGCTCAGTCGCGGGATGTGATCAAGCAAGCGGTGCAGTCTTGCGAGACGGTGCAAGGCAAACGGACTGTCGAGGTTTTTGCCAAAGAATTCGCTGATTCCAGCGTCAACTTCGAGGTCGCCTGGTGGGCTGGTTCAAAGCCGTTGGATATTCGTCGCAGTCGTGATGAAGTGGTCGCGGCGATCAAGCGAGACTTAGATGAGGCTGGAATTGAGATTCCATTCCCTTATCGCACTCTGACATTCAAGAACCCGGAGCAGCTTGGTTTTCAATCGCCCGAAGCGGTTGGTGATGCCAATGGATCGGGCGGCAACTATTCTCCCTCACTGACGAAAGCCAATCCTGATGGATGA
- a CDS encoding AI-2E family transporter, whose product MDDTGFARRVLQASGIVLLVVATAGLLYVARNLLPLIFGSILIAVVLNQLADLIGRWIPLDLSRKTRVGGVISVIAVLACLMMYSFASSAAQKAAQFKDRIESSVQETFESVKQQPLVEEHLDEDAKLSSMMPSSGKSFGLAKNFFASAFGGMADFLILIILSIYFALSPDKYRVGATRMLPIGWREQTSDLLSESSTTLWRWMIGRLIAMALVGIVFGIGLAVIGVPMPMELGVFAGLVTFIPNIGGIAAVVPALLLASQQGSTALISVLVLYLVIQTIESYLITPMVQEHQVELPPAMVILAQIIGGLVFGFWGIVFATPMFAVSMLWIKQIYVEDWLER is encoded by the coding sequence ATGGATGACACTGGTTTTGCACGACGCGTTCTTCAGGCCAGCGGGATTGTCTTGCTGGTCGTCGCGACAGCTGGGCTGCTCTACGTCGCACGCAATTTGTTGCCGTTGATCTTTGGATCCATTTTGATCGCGGTGGTGTTGAACCAATTGGCGGACTTGATCGGACGTTGGATTCCGCTTGATTTGTCCCGAAAGACTCGAGTCGGTGGGGTGATTTCGGTGATTGCGGTGCTGGCCTGTCTGATGATGTATTCGTTTGCGAGTTCGGCGGCGCAGAAAGCGGCTCAGTTCAAAGACCGTATCGAGAGTTCGGTCCAGGAAACGTTTGAGTCGGTCAAGCAGCAACCGCTCGTTGAAGAACACTTGGATGAAGATGCCAAGCTCAGTTCCATGATGCCTTCCTCAGGGAAATCCTTCGGGCTGGCCAAGAACTTCTTTGCATCGGCGTTTGGTGGGATGGCGGACTTTTTGATTCTCATCATCCTTTCCATTTACTTCGCTCTCAGTCCTGACAAATACCGAGTGGGTGCGACACGAATGCTGCCAATCGGTTGGCGTGAGCAGACGTCCGATCTACTGTCGGAATCATCCACAACGCTGTGGCGTTGGATGATCGGTCGTTTGATCGCGATGGCATTGGTGGGGATCGTGTTTGGAATCGGTTTGGCTGTGATCGGCGTGCCCATGCCGATGGAACTGGGCGTGTTTGCTGGGTTGGTGACGTTCATTCCCAATATCGGTGGCATCGCGGCCGTGGTGCCGGCGTTGTTGCTGGCGTCGCAACAGGGATCGACAGCGCTCATTAGCGTTTTGGTCCTCTATCTCGTGATCCAAACGATCGAGAGTTATCTCATCACACCGATGGTTCAGGAGCACCAAGTCGAGCTGCCACCAGCAATGGTGATTTTGGCCCAGATCATCGGAGGGTTGGTCTTTGGTTTCTGGGGGATCGTGTTCGCGACGCCGATGTTCGCGGTCAGCATGCTGTGGATCAAACAGATCTACGTCGAGGACTGGCTGGAACGCTGA
- a CDS encoding flagellin N-terminal helical domain-containing protein — protein MTRINTNVSSLVAQNRLASSNQDLQQSLTRLSTGLKINSASDNPAGLIAGQALRSEITGLTKAISSTTRASQIISTADSALGQVSNLLNDVRGLVVEAANTGAMSKEEIAANQLQIDSSLEAINRISQTTTFQGRKLLDGSQDFVSTLDTAPGVTDYSIDQANLGSSGNLDVEVNVSAAATKAEISIDGPAFDPPLDGDAVATSKVETNSYYHAVLNDSGIRITGDFESVQFIDDGNFNSLPAASINAGVMTLRYDSYDQPHSIAMSANAINSLPGIEAHWEGGPFENTQQTGGITPVHAGFEVRRSDGGNIAIAYSDSDQAATSASFDEQTNTVNIALGTDETEKGFVDIAQLINDLPSLSGGADLTAQVIDSDGEEVTGATQRQNLTAADLNTNITSFEPKLKGDLIFELKGSAGSETLQFSDGATALQIAAAVNLVSDATGVVASTEGGLHFTSGNYGSAELVELDVIHEGDSGTFETSLSASRDLGNDVQATINGVTAEGSGNKLSINTSSLDLSVTVEDGSSSNFSFSILGGGATFQLGADVTNTQRASLGIASVSTGKLGGNSGRLYELGSGQAKSLTNDVHGAAKIIDEVIGKVVGMRGRLGSFQSTTLESNLVSLNETKANLQAADSSIRDADFAQESANLTRAQILVQSGTNVLSLANQNPRNVLSLLG, from the coding sequence ATGACCCGAATCAACACGAACGTTTCGTCGTTGGTCGCCCAGAACCGTCTGGCGTCCAGCAATCAAGACCTCCAGCAATCGCTGACGCGGTTGTCGACGGGACTGAAAATCAACAGCGCGTCTGACAACCCAGCTGGTCTCATAGCGGGCCAAGCCCTGCGTAGCGAGATCACCGGACTGACCAAAGCGATCAGCAGCACCACCCGAGCCAGCCAAATCATCAGCACTGCTGACAGTGCCCTCGGTCAAGTCAGCAACTTGCTCAATGATGTCCGTGGGTTGGTGGTCGAGGCGGCCAACACAGGCGCAATGTCGAAGGAAGAGATTGCCGCGAATCAATTGCAAATCGATTCGTCTCTTGAAGCGATCAATCGCATCTCACAAACAACCACCTTCCAGGGACGCAAACTGCTTGACGGTTCGCAAGACTTCGTCAGCACATTGGACACGGCTCCCGGCGTGACCGACTATTCAATCGACCAAGCGAACCTGGGCAGCAGCGGCAACCTTGACGTCGAGGTCAATGTCAGTGCTGCTGCAACGAAGGCCGAAATTTCCATTGACGGTCCCGCCTTTGATCCACCACTGGATGGCGATGCGGTCGCCACCAGCAAAGTGGAAACCAACTCGTACTATCATGCGGTGCTCAATGACAGCGGTATCCGCATCACGGGCGACTTTGAATCGGTCCAATTCATCGACGACGGCAACTTCAATAGTCTCCCCGCAGCATCGATCAATGCCGGCGTTATGACGCTCCGTTATGACTCGTATGATCAGCCGCACAGCATTGCCATGAGTGCGAATGCGATCAACAGTCTGCCCGGCATCGAAGCTCATTGGGAGGGAGGACCATTCGAGAATACCCAGCAAACCGGCGGCATCACGCCTGTGCACGCCGGGTTCGAAGTTCGTCGCAGCGATGGCGGCAACATCGCGATCGCGTACTCTGATTCGGATCAAGCCGCCACGTCAGCCTCCTTCGACGAACAAACCAACACCGTCAACATCGCACTGGGAACCGACGAAACCGAGAAGGGATTTGTCGACATCGCGCAGCTCATCAATGACCTTCCCTCGCTCTCTGGTGGCGCCGACCTGACCGCTCAGGTCATCGACAGCGACGGAGAAGAAGTCACGGGAGCAACGCAACGCCAGAACTTGACCGCCGCTGACCTCAACACCAACATCACCAGTTTCGAGCCCAAGCTGAAAGGCGACTTGATCTTCGAACTCAAGGGGAGTGCCGGCAGCGAAACCTTGCAGTTTTCGGACGGTGCCACAGCGTTGCAGATCGCCGCGGCGGTCAATCTGGTCAGCGATGCAACGGGAGTGGTTGCCAGCACCGAGGGCGGTCTCCATTTCACCAGCGGAAACTACGGCAGTGCTGAGTTGGTTGAATTGGACGTGATACATGAAGGCGACAGTGGCACCTTCGAAACCAGCCTGAGTGCCTCTCGCGACCTTGGCAACGACGTGCAAGCGACGATCAACGGCGTGACCGCCGAAGGCAGCGGCAACAAACTGTCCATCAACACATCCAGCTTGGACCTTTCGGTGACCGTCGAAGATGGCAGCAGCAGCAATTTCAGTTTCAGCATCCTGGGTGGCGGCGCCACCTTTCAACTTGGGGCCGACGTCACCAACACCCAACGAGCGTCACTGGGGATTGCCAGCGTTTCCACCGGCAAACTCGGCGGCAATTCAGGACGTCTCTACGAGTTGGGCAGCGGACAAGCCAAGTCGCTGACAAACGACGTGCATGGTGCCGCCAAAATCATCGATGAAGTCATTGGCAAAGTCGTTGGCATGCGAGGGCGGTTGGGTTCGTTCCAAAGCACGACGCTCGAGAGCAACCTGGTCTCGCTCAATGAGACCAAAGCCAACTTGCAGGCAGCCGACTCCTCCATCCGCGACGCTGACTTCGCGCAAGAATCCGCCAACCTGACCCGTGCCCAGATCCTCGTTCAATCCGGCACCAACGTGCTGTCGCTCGCCAACCAAAATCCGCGAAACGTTCTCTCGCTGCTGGGGTAG
- a CDS encoding serine hydrolase domain-containing protein, translated as MNRNRMNPPSAFPMLVAFSILAPFASLSAEDLTARALTEKEKQRENMEFRAAICAHHLSSGLWVVGRDHQRTPEEVIAQDLAPFTSFGWQPDFQYQVDDIRKVVTVTAPDAPPRSARYTGDQGSTILPRGESDVFFSPVEVPRNLPDPSTVDWPMGDVGASFPVPPGVDSEAVAAALDWAMAQEKQNTRGLVVAYDGKIIGERYAAGWTKDTPQLSWSQGKSITATLIAILIQRGLLELDQPAPIQEWQGDARREIRIRDLLQMSSGLKFANLGFKGEKLTVENEHMRVYFDSLNVFEHAITPPAEVPPGTRNAYRNCDPLSVGKIIRDTVEAQGEDYLTFPQRALFDKIGARSPVLETDPWGNFILSGYDYLSARDWVRFGQLYLQDGVWQGERILPEGWTDFVATPAPSDKKENYGGMFYLNRPPRMAKVPKDTYWSAGFMGQVTMIIPSRKLVVVRMGPSPGNVYPYLNETIGRVLNAIPN; from the coding sequence ATGAACCGAAATCGAATGAATCCGCCGTCAGCCTTCCCCATGTTGGTTGCGTTTTCCATTCTCGCTCCGTTTGCATCTCTGTCTGCCGAAGATCTCACGGCGAGGGCACTGACCGAGAAAGAGAAGCAGCGGGAGAACATGGAGTTTCGCGCGGCGATCTGCGCTCATCATCTCAGTTCCGGCCTGTGGGTGGTGGGGCGTGACCATCAGCGGACCCCGGAAGAGGTCATCGCTCAGGACCTGGCCCCGTTCACGTCCTTCGGTTGGCAACCTGATTTTCAATATCAGGTCGATGACATTCGAAAGGTCGTCACGGTGACCGCTCCGGACGCTCCGCCCCGCAGCGCTCGATACACCGGTGACCAAGGCAGCACCATTCTTCCACGCGGTGAATCAGATGTTTTCTTTTCCCCAGTCGAAGTCCCTCGAAATCTACCCGATCCTTCGACCGTGGATTGGCCCATGGGGGATGTCGGCGCGAGCTTTCCGGTTCCCCCCGGCGTTGATTCGGAAGCGGTGGCTGCCGCGCTCGATTGGGCGATGGCTCAAGAAAAACAGAACACTCGCGGCTTGGTCGTTGCCTACGATGGCAAGATCATCGGCGAGCGTTATGCGGCTGGGTGGACAAAGGACACGCCACAGCTCAGTTGGTCGCAGGGGAAAAGCATCACGGCAACACTGATTGCCATTTTGATTCAGCGAGGTTTGCTGGAGCTTGATCAACCGGCACCGATCCAGGAGTGGCAGGGAGACGCGCGACGCGAAATTCGGATCCGTGACCTTCTCCAGATGAGCAGCGGATTGAAGTTTGCCAACCTCGGTTTCAAGGGCGAGAAGCTGACGGTGGAGAACGAGCACATGCGGGTTTACTTCGATTCGTTGAATGTGTTTGAGCATGCGATCACGCCGCCTGCGGAGGTTCCACCGGGGACCCGAAACGCTTATCGCAATTGTGATCCTTTGAGCGTCGGGAAGATCATTCGTGACACGGTCGAAGCGCAGGGGGAAGACTATCTCACTTTTCCACAGCGAGCCCTGTTCGACAAGATTGGTGCACGCAGCCCGGTGCTGGAAACTGACCCGTGGGGCAACTTCATTCTGTCGGGCTATGACTATCTGTCTGCCCGCGACTGGGTTCGCTTCGGGCAACTTTATCTTCAGGACGGCGTCTGGCAGGGAGAGCGGATCCTACCCGAAGGCTGGACCGATTTCGTCGCGACGCCGGCGCCCTCGGATAAGAAAGAGAATTACGGTGGCATGTTCTATCTCAATCGTCCGCCTCGCATGGCCAAGGTGCCCAAAGACACCTATTGGTCCGCCGGTTTCATGGGCCAGGTGACCATGATCATTCCCTCCCGCAAGCTAGTGGTCGTGCGTATGGGACCGAGTCCTGGAAATGTTTACCCGTATTTGAACGAAACGATTGGACGCGTTCTCAACGCAATTCCGAACTGA